In the Harmonia axyridis chromosome 3, icHarAxyr1.1, whole genome shotgun sequence genome, one interval contains:
- the LOC123675979 gene encoding 40S ribosomal protein S16 produces the protein MQAKQTKKEPIHSVQVFGRKKTATAVAYCKRGRGHLSVNGRPLNQVEPKMLQDKLQEPILLLGKDKFSAVDIRVRVNGGGHVSQIYAIRQAISKAIVAYYQKYVDEASKKELKDILIQYDRTLLVADPRRCEPKKFGGPGARARYQKSYR, from the exons atgcaaGCCAAG cAGACGAAAAAGGAGCCCATCCACTCGGTGCAGGTTTTCGGAAGGAAG AAAACCGCTACAGCTGTTGCTTATTGCAAAAGGGGTCGTGGTCACCTCAGCGTAAATGGCAGGCCCTTGAACCAAGTGGAGCCAAAAATGCTCCAAGATAAACTTCAGGAACCAATTCTTCTGTTGGGAAAG gacaAATTCAGTGCTGTGGATATCAGAGTTAGAGTGAACGGCGGTGGTCATGTGTCCCAGATTTATGCCATCAGACAAGCTATCTCAAAAGCCATTGTTGCTTATTATCAAAAAt ACGTTGATGAAGCCTCCAAGAAGGAATTGAAAGACATTCTCATTCAATACGATAGGACATTGTTAGTTGCTGATCCTAGGAGATGCGAACCCAAGAAATTCGGTGGTCCAGGTGCCCGTGCCCGCTACCAAAAATCTTATCGTTAA
- the LOC123675976 gene encoding death-associated protein kinase 2-like isoform X2, with protein sequence MLDYKVQLSFPYRDVQIKRGSDPKEEYNLQEELGRGKFGIVYRCTEKKSNLALAAKFINCPKKEDRRNVEREVDIMRTLQHPRLIQLYDAYENDKIMCVILELIEGGELFERVIDDDFILTEKSCTIFMRQICEGVDFIHKQRILHLDMKPENILCLTKTGNRVKIIDFGLARRFDPEKKLQVLFGTPEFVAPEVVNYDAIGYGTDMWSVGVICYVLLSGLSPFMGANDPQTMANVTIAKYDFDDEAFNEISENAKDFIKKLLVKDMTERMSAEECLNHDWLKKKKRAVTRTPSMEVTKDNLKIFVERWNEHPNSPYVFDKQSQFITPVCSGGHNLTDSLHSLVGLSPSPCGSLASSSGMEDYTLNDVQPIEFDRRRASDSHGVVKPPRDITERINLAEEIRKLSDKLYQLSKIPTTINNDKCPFGETPSLNGESPVLPTLNREIPQPNEVFKSVPIKIIHTKYEDIPKGQINCDVPWRKTKFKLNQFSRDVPLAVKHLNGVKTYKASVQHNSVRQAHNDSTPNTTKDLLLTLLEHWDGPHGVRRHNTRHSSISSEWTEHESLGQKTISSLNNFFQSRAANKKITPFHQFKN encoded by the exons ATGTTAGATTACA agGTCCAGTTGAGCTTCCCTTACAGAGATGTCCAAATCAAAAGAGGATCAGATCCGAAAGAGGAATACAACCTGCAAGAAGAGTTAGGAAg AGGTAAATTTGGTATTGTTTACCGTTGCACAGAGAAAAAATCCAACCTTGCTTTGGCCGCCAAGTTCATTAACTGTCCAAAGAAGGAAGACAGGAGAAATGTGGAAAGAGAGGTGGACATAATGAGAACCCTGCAGCACCCCAGGCTGATACAGCTCTACGACGCTTACGAAAATGACAAGATTATGTGCGTCATATTAGAATT aatcgaGGGAGGGGAACTTTTCGAAAGGGTGATAGACGATGATTTtattctaacagaaaaaagCTGTACAATCTTCATGAGACAGATCTGCGAAGGTGTGGATTTCATACACAAGCAGAGGATACTTCATTTAGACATGAAG CCAGAAAATATTCTGTGTTTGACGAAAACAGGAAACAGAGTGAAAATAATAGACTTTGGCTTGGCTAGGAGGTTTGATCCGGAGAAAAAGCTCCAAGTGCTTTTTGGTACTCCTGAGTTTGTAGCACCAGAAGTTGTCAACTATGACGCAATTGGATATGGTACAGATATGTGGTCTGTTGGAGTCATTTGTTACGTTTT GTTATCAGGTTTATCTCCATTTATGGGAGCCAACGATCCTCAAACAATGGCGAACGTCACCATAGCAAAATATGATTTCGACGATGAAGCCTTCAATGAAATATCCGAAAACGCAAAAGACTTCATCAAAAAATTGTTGGTCAAAGACATGAC TGAACGTATGTCGGCAGAAGAGTGTCTGAATCACGACTGGctaaaaaagaagaaaagagCGGTGACCCGCACGCCCTCTATGGAAGTAACCAAAGacaatctgaaaattttcgtgGAAAGATGGAACGAACACCCAAATTCTCCCTATGTCTTCGACAAACAGTCGCAGTTTATAACGCCGGTATGTTCTGGTGGGCATAACCTCACAGATTCACTACATTCATTGGTCGGTCTTTCGCCATCACCATGCGGTTCTCTTGCGTCGTCTTCAGGAATGGAAGATTACACTTTGAACGACGTCCAGCCCATAGAGTTCGATAGAAGAAGAGCATCGGATAGTCACGGGGTTGTTAAGCCTCCTAGGGACATAACAGAGAGGATAAACTTGGCGGAAGAGATAAGGAAACTGTCAGACAAGTTGTACCAACTGTCGAAAATACCAACCACTATAAATAACGACAAGTGTCCGTTCGGGGAGACcccttcgttgaatggggagtCTCCAGTGTTACCAACGTTGAACAGGGAAATCCCCCAGCCGAACGAGGTGTTTAAAAGCGTCCCCATTAAAATAATTCATACGAAATACGAGGATATTCCTAAAGGCCAGATTAATTGCGATGTTCCTTGGAGAAAGactaaatttaaattgaatcaaTTCAGCCGGGATGTTCCTTTGGCGGTTAAGCACCTAAATGGTGTCAAAACTTATAAAGCGTCTGTTCAGCATAACTCTGTAAGGCAAGCACACAATGATTCCACACCAAACACCACCAAAGACTTGCTGTTGACACTTTTGGAACATTGGGATGGACCACATGGTGTTCGAAGACATAATACTAGGCATAGTTCTATATCTTCAGAATGGACGGAACACGAGAGCCTAGGTCAAAAAACCATTAgttctttgaataattttttccagtCTAGAGCAGCAAATAAAAAGATTACACCTTTTCATCAGTTTAAGAATTAA
- the LOC123675976 gene encoding probable myosin light chain kinase DDB_G0284661 isoform X3 has translation MRTLQHPRLIQLYDAYENDKIMCVILELIEGGELFERVIDDDFILTEKSCTIFMRQICEGVDFIHKQRILHLDMKPENILCLTKTGNRVKIIDFGLARRFDPEKKLQVLFGTPEFVAPEVVNYDAIGYGTDMWSVGVICYVLLSGLSPFMGANDPQTMANVTIAKYDFDDEAFNEISENAKDFIKKLLVKDMTERMSAEECLNHDWLKKKKRAVTRTPSMEVTKDNLKIFVERWNEHPNSPYVFDKQSQFITPVCSGGHNLTDSLHSLVGLSPSPCGSLASSSGMEDYTLNDVQPIEFDRRRASDSHGVVKPPRDITERINLAEEIRKLSDKLYQLSKIPTTINNDKCPFGETPSLNGESPVLPTLNREIPQPNEVFKSVPIKIIHTKYEDIPKGQINCDVPWRKTKFKLNQFSRDVPLAVKHLNGVKTYKASVQHNSVRQAHNDSTPNTTKDLLLTLLEHWDGPHGVRRHNTRHSSISSEWTEHESLGQKTISSLNNFFQSRAANKKITPFHQFKN, from the exons ATGAGAACCCTGCAGCACCCCAGGCTGATACAGCTCTACGACGCTTACGAAAATGACAAGATTATGTGCGTCATATTAGAATT aatcgaGGGAGGGGAACTTTTCGAAAGGGTGATAGACGATGATTTtattctaacagaaaaaagCTGTACAATCTTCATGAGACAGATCTGCGAAGGTGTGGATTTCATACACAAGCAGAGGATACTTCATTTAGACATGAAG CCAGAAAATATTCTGTGTTTGACGAAAACAGGAAACAGAGTGAAAATAATAGACTTTGGCTTGGCTAGGAGGTTTGATCCGGAGAAAAAGCTCCAAGTGCTTTTTGGTACTCCTGAGTTTGTAGCACCAGAAGTTGTCAACTATGACGCAATTGGATATGGTACAGATATGTGGTCTGTTGGAGTCATTTGTTACGTTTT GTTATCAGGTTTATCTCCATTTATGGGAGCCAACGATCCTCAAACAATGGCGAACGTCACCATAGCAAAATATGATTTCGACGATGAAGCCTTCAATGAAATATCCGAAAACGCAAAAGACTTCATCAAAAAATTGTTGGTCAAAGACATGAC TGAACGTATGTCGGCAGAAGAGTGTCTGAATCACGACTGGctaaaaaagaagaaaagagCGGTGACCCGCACGCCCTCTATGGAAGTAACCAAAGacaatctgaaaattttcgtgGAAAGATGGAACGAACACCCAAATTCTCCCTATGTCTTCGACAAACAGTCGCAGTTTATAACGCCGGTATGTTCTGGTGGGCATAACCTCACAGATTCACTACATTCATTGGTCGGTCTTTCGCCATCACCATGCGGTTCTCTTGCGTCGTCTTCAGGAATGGAAGATTACACTTTGAACGACGTCCAGCCCATAGAGTTCGATAGAAGAAGAGCATCGGATAGTCACGGGGTTGTTAAGCCTCCTAGGGACATAACAGAGAGGATAAACTTGGCGGAAGAGATAAGGAAACTGTCAGACAAGTTGTACCAACTGTCGAAAATACCAACCACTATAAATAACGACAAGTGTCCGTTCGGGGAGACcccttcgttgaatggggagtCTCCAGTGTTACCAACGTTGAACAGGGAAATCCCCCAGCCGAACGAGGTGTTTAAAAGCGTCCCCATTAAAATAATTCATACGAAATACGAGGATATTCCTAAAGGCCAGATTAATTGCGATGTTCCTTGGAGAAAGactaaatttaaattgaatcaaTTCAGCCGGGATGTTCCTTTGGCGGTTAAGCACCTAAATGGTGTCAAAACTTATAAAGCGTCTGTTCAGCATAACTCTGTAAGGCAAGCACACAATGATTCCACACCAAACACCACCAAAGACTTGCTGTTGACACTTTTGGAACATTGGGATGGACCACATGGTGTTCGAAGACATAATACTAGGCATAGTTCTATATCTTCAGAATGGACGGAACACGAGAGCCTAGGTCAAAAAACCATTAgttctttgaataattttttccagtCTAGAGCAGCAAATAAAAAGATTACACCTTTTCATCAGTTTAAGAATTAA
- the LOC123675976 gene encoding death-associated protein kinase 2-like isoform X1 codes for MIRVDENEPVGEVQLSFPYRDVQIKRGSDPKEEYNLQEELGRGKFGIVYRCTEKKSNLALAAKFINCPKKEDRRNVEREVDIMRTLQHPRLIQLYDAYENDKIMCVILELIEGGELFERVIDDDFILTEKSCTIFMRQICEGVDFIHKQRILHLDMKPENILCLTKTGNRVKIIDFGLARRFDPEKKLQVLFGTPEFVAPEVVNYDAIGYGTDMWSVGVICYVLLSGLSPFMGANDPQTMANVTIAKYDFDDEAFNEISENAKDFIKKLLVKDMTERMSAEECLNHDWLKKKKRAVTRTPSMEVTKDNLKIFVERWNEHPNSPYVFDKQSQFITPVCSGGHNLTDSLHSLVGLSPSPCGSLASSSGMEDYTLNDVQPIEFDRRRASDSHGVVKPPRDITERINLAEEIRKLSDKLYQLSKIPTTINNDKCPFGETPSLNGESPVLPTLNREIPQPNEVFKSVPIKIIHTKYEDIPKGQINCDVPWRKTKFKLNQFSRDVPLAVKHLNGVKTYKASVQHNSVRQAHNDSTPNTTKDLLLTLLEHWDGPHGVRRHNTRHSSISSEWTEHESLGQKTISSLNNFFQSRAANKKITPFHQFKN; via the exons ATGATACGTGTAGATGAAAATGAGCCTGTAGGGG agGTCCAGTTGAGCTTCCCTTACAGAGATGTCCAAATCAAAAGAGGATCAGATCCGAAAGAGGAATACAACCTGCAAGAAGAGTTAGGAAg AGGTAAATTTGGTATTGTTTACCGTTGCACAGAGAAAAAATCCAACCTTGCTTTGGCCGCCAAGTTCATTAACTGTCCAAAGAAGGAAGACAGGAGAAATGTGGAAAGAGAGGTGGACATAATGAGAACCCTGCAGCACCCCAGGCTGATACAGCTCTACGACGCTTACGAAAATGACAAGATTATGTGCGTCATATTAGAATT aatcgaGGGAGGGGAACTTTTCGAAAGGGTGATAGACGATGATTTtattctaacagaaaaaagCTGTACAATCTTCATGAGACAGATCTGCGAAGGTGTGGATTTCATACACAAGCAGAGGATACTTCATTTAGACATGAAG CCAGAAAATATTCTGTGTTTGACGAAAACAGGAAACAGAGTGAAAATAATAGACTTTGGCTTGGCTAGGAGGTTTGATCCGGAGAAAAAGCTCCAAGTGCTTTTTGGTACTCCTGAGTTTGTAGCACCAGAAGTTGTCAACTATGACGCAATTGGATATGGTACAGATATGTGGTCTGTTGGAGTCATTTGTTACGTTTT GTTATCAGGTTTATCTCCATTTATGGGAGCCAACGATCCTCAAACAATGGCGAACGTCACCATAGCAAAATATGATTTCGACGATGAAGCCTTCAATGAAATATCCGAAAACGCAAAAGACTTCATCAAAAAATTGTTGGTCAAAGACATGAC TGAACGTATGTCGGCAGAAGAGTGTCTGAATCACGACTGGctaaaaaagaagaaaagagCGGTGACCCGCACGCCCTCTATGGAAGTAACCAAAGacaatctgaaaattttcgtgGAAAGATGGAACGAACACCCAAATTCTCCCTATGTCTTCGACAAACAGTCGCAGTTTATAACGCCGGTATGTTCTGGTGGGCATAACCTCACAGATTCACTACATTCATTGGTCGGTCTTTCGCCATCACCATGCGGTTCTCTTGCGTCGTCTTCAGGAATGGAAGATTACACTTTGAACGACGTCCAGCCCATAGAGTTCGATAGAAGAAGAGCATCGGATAGTCACGGGGTTGTTAAGCCTCCTAGGGACATAACAGAGAGGATAAACTTGGCGGAAGAGATAAGGAAACTGTCAGACAAGTTGTACCAACTGTCGAAAATACCAACCACTATAAATAACGACAAGTGTCCGTTCGGGGAGACcccttcgttgaatggggagtCTCCAGTGTTACCAACGTTGAACAGGGAAATCCCCCAGCCGAACGAGGTGTTTAAAAGCGTCCCCATTAAAATAATTCATACGAAATACGAGGATATTCCTAAAGGCCAGATTAATTGCGATGTTCCTTGGAGAAAGactaaatttaaattgaatcaaTTCAGCCGGGATGTTCCTTTGGCGGTTAAGCACCTAAATGGTGTCAAAACTTATAAAGCGTCTGTTCAGCATAACTCTGTAAGGCAAGCACACAATGATTCCACACCAAACACCACCAAAGACTTGCTGTTGACACTTTTGGAACATTGGGATGGACCACATGGTGTTCGAAGACATAATACTAGGCATAGTTCTATATCTTCAGAATGGACGGAACACGAGAGCCTAGGTCAAAAAACCATTAgttctttgaataattttttccagtCTAGAGCAGCAAATAAAAAGATTACACCTTTTCATCAGTTTAAGAATTAA
- the LOC123675981 gene encoding unconventional myosin-Ia, which yields MLSLGLEKEVGAWDSVLLEPLTEDNFISNLLQRFKRDHIYTYIGNVLISINPYKKLALYSTDLVETYVKRGPFQLPPHIYAVAASAYRWLTDRNEDQFIIVTGESGSGKTEAARIVLQFLVLVSGDIPEVKLIKDRLVQANTLLEAFGNARTMKNDNASRFGKFLDIQFDYKGDPVGGYLTHFYLDKARVTNLNVGDRNFHIFYQLLSGSDIHLLKSLKLQRNVEHYSILQIEGHQSTQSDEEDRKLFIYTKSALNILGFSNEKVVDIFRIIAVILKLGNLQFVPCNNIDGTDGCVICNEYELFEICELLDAEHRWLHRALTTRQVENGILAELNACEASKLRDILCRTLYSRTFSWLINKINELLKVRCSKPKNLGVLDLYGFELFETNRFEQFMINYSNEKVHHFVISAALKDEQEEIIREGLEWSRIEYFNNVVICQLLENDSHGILTLLEEPNILSDSVYLTRVEQCCSGHSHCLTSDSSLPIDSFQIRHFAGTVTYSVGDFVQKNTDFLPRELSRAMFRCDHSLMPQLFPEGNPKRCNIKRPLSKSAQLRISLTSLLKGLSMRQMHYIRCLKPNELKIPRKFEVGLVQHQVRYLNLVATVQVWRAGFCYKLSYPQFLGRYKMICPRTWPRWRGSPIEGVSVILRSLPIPTAEFTYGRTKLFVRSPRTVFELEDFRRSRLHDLALLVQKCWRGYKEYKRYHKMRHSQMVIASAWRSWKAREQFLLLKERKEREWAANLIQRHYIQWKRRQYLLSLSESLSPEANSPINRDWPTCHPKLVECNELLRRIHHRWRCYKFRLNFDQTSRNRMREKVTASFIFRDRKCSYPRSVSHPFVGDYVRLRQNIQWKKLSLESNDQYVVFADIINKIARTNGKFVPILLVISTRSMLILDQRTLQIKYRVPATEIYKMSLSPYSDDVAVIHVKSALESYEEASSSLSDTTGCLFQSDLKKKGDFVFQTGHVIEIVTKLFLVVQNATGKPPEVNIATEFEANFGSQLVTFAFKCVGLPEVQPGQMRVLRKANKMEILM from the exons ATGCTCAGCTTGGGTTTGGAAAAGGAAGTTGGAGCTTGGGATTCAGTTCTTTTAGAACCACTAACTGAGGATAATTTTATCAGTAACTTGCTACAAAGATTCAAAAGAGACCATATATATACCTATATCggaaatgttttaatttccatTAATCCCTATAAGAAATTGGCTTTATATTCCACAGATCTTGTTGAAACTTACGTCAAACGCGGACCTTTTCAATTACCTCCTCACAT ATATGCTGTAGCAGCTTCAGCCTATAGGTGGCTAACTGATAGAAATGAGGACCAATTTATTATAGTTACAG GGGAAAGTGGATCTGGAAAAACAGAAGCTGCTAGAATTGTGcttcaatttttagttcttGTTTCGGGCGATATTCCAGAGGTTAAACTAATCAAAGATAGGCTTGTCCAAGCAAATACTTTATTGGAAGCATTTGGAAATGCACGAACTATGAAAAATGATAATGCTTCCAGATTT GGGAAATTTTTGGATATTCAGTTTGATTATAAGGGAGACCCAGTGGGCGGTTATTTGACGCATT TTTACTTGGATAag gCAAGAGTTACAAATTTGAATGTGGGTGAtagaaattttcatatattttatcaattACTCTCAGGATCAGACATTCATTTACTGA AGAGTctgaaattacaaagaaatgtTGAACACTACAGCATTCTACAGATTGAGGGTCACCAATCAACCCAGTCAGATGAAGAGGATAGAAAATTGTTCATATATACTAAAAGTGCATTAAATATTTTGGGCTTTTCCAATGAAAAAGTCGTTGATATATTTAGAATAATCGCAGTGATTCTTAAATTAGGTAATCTTCAATTTGTGCCTTGTAATAATATAGATGGTACAGATGGTTGCGTGATTTGCAATGAGTATG aactctttGAAATATGTGAACTTCTGGATGCTGAACACAGGTGGTTGCACCGAGCCTTAACCACTCGACAGGTAGAGAATGGCATACTTGCAGAATTGAATGCATGCGAAGCATCAAAACTTAGAGATATTTTATGTAGAACTCTTTACAGCCGTACTTTCTCCTGGcttatcaataaaattaatgaattattgaag GTTAGATGTTCTAAACCAAAAAATTTAGGAGTCTTAGACCTTTATGGCTTTGAATTGTTCGAAACGAACAGATTTGAGCAATTTATGATCAATTATTCTAATGAAAAAGTGCATCACTTTGTTATTTCTGCTGCGTTAAAAGATGAACAAGAAGAAATCATAAGAGAAGGTTTAGAATGGTCCAGAatagaatatttcaataatgt AGTAATATGTCAATTATTAGAAAATGATAGTCATGGTATATTAACTTTATTAGAAGAACCAAATATTTTGAGCGACTCTGTATACCTCACCAGGGTGGAACAATGTTGTAGTGGACATTCTCACTGTTTAACATCTGATTCTTCACTGCCAATAGATAGTTTTCA AATAAGACACTTTGCTGGAACAGTTACATACAGTGTGGGTGATTTTGtacaaaaaaatacagacttctTACCCAGAGAACTCTCTCGGGCCATGTTTCGCTGTGATCATTCGCTGATGCCTCAATTATTCCCGGAGGGCAACCCTAAACGTTGTAATATTAAGCGTCCCCTTTCGAAATCAGCTCAGTTAAGAATCTCCTTAACATCGCTACTCAAAGGTTTATCGATGAGGCAAATGCATTATATCCGGTGTTTAAAGCCGAACGAACTGAAGATTCCTAGAAAATTTGAAGTAGGGTTGGTGCAGCATCAG GTTAGATATTTGAATCTAGTAGCAACAGTGCAAGTATGGAGAGCGGGGTTTTGCTACAAGCTTTCCTATCCACAGTTCCTGGGCAGATACAAGATGATATGCCCCCGTACTTGGCCAAGATGGCGTGGTTCACCTATTGAAGGTGTTTCTGTGATTCTTAGGTCACTTCCTATACCCACCGCAGAATTTACTTATGGTAGGACCAAACTGTTTGTGAGAAGTCCCCGCACTGTTTTCGAACTTGAGGATTTTCGAAGGAGCAGGTTACATGACCTTGCATTATTGGTGCAGAAGTGTTGGAGAGGTTATAAGGAGTACAAAAGATATCATAAGATGAGGCACAGTCAAATGGTCATTGCATCTGCTTGGAGGAGTTGGAAA GCAAGGGAACAATTTCTACTATTAAAAGAACGAAAAGAAAGAGAATGGGCAGCTAATTTGATCCAAAGGCACTATATACAATGGAAA agACGGCAGTATTTGCTATCCCTGAGTGAGTCACTATCCCCAGAAGCTAATTCCCCAATAAACCGAGATTGGCCAACATGTCATCCCAAACTGGTAGAGTGTAATGAATTGTTGAGAAGGATCCACCATCGTTGGAGATGCTACAAATTCCGTCTCAATTTCGACCAGACCTCTAGGAATAGAATGAGAGAAAAAGTGACTGCCAGTTTTATTTTTAGAGATAGGAAATGTTCATATCCAAGAAG TGTGTCCCATCCTTTTGTTGGGGATTATGTGAGATTGAGGCAGAATATCCAGTGGAAAAAATTGAGCCTAGAAAGCAACGATCAGTATGTTGTTTTTGCTGATATTATAAATAAGATCGCACGAACTAATGGAAAG tttgttCCAATTCTCCTAGTAATTTCGACAAGGTCTATGTTGATATTGGATCAGCGTACTCTTCAAATCAAATATCGTGTACCTGCAACAGAAATTTATAAGATGTCCTTGTCTCCGTACTCGGATGATGTTGCTGTCATTCATGTTAAATCG GCCTTGGAGAGTTACGAAGAAGCCTCAAGCTCTCTTTCGGATACTACTGGATGTCTTTTTCAAAGCGATCTGAAGAAGAAAGgggattttgtttttcaaactgGACATGTAATTGAAATTGTCACAAAGTTGTTCTTGGTTGTTCAAAACGCAACTGGTAAACCCCCGGAGGTTAACATAGCTACTGA GTTTGAAGCGAATTTCGGCTCACAACTTGTTACCTTTGCTTTCAAATGTGTGGGCCTGCCGGAGGTACAGCCAGGACAGATGAGGGTTCTTCGGAAAGCAAACAAAATGGAGATCTTGATGTGA
- the LOC123677126 gene encoding tRNA (guanine(37)-N1)-methyltransferase translates to MANSTLYPNAVVKGLKVLDKTLFNKTVKVPCLKVDKDAVSKAVPILKKYLLKLEHFKAVQPSDSNILIYLNPDVVSEWKFISTEDVKALSSLGISNHDFLSRDLNITYDNYSHETILKAVLPDDIDGFSSFTKVGHILHVNLKNHLLPYKKLIGEVLLEKIKNCKSVVNKLDMIDNTYRNFQMEILCGENSMQTAVKENNCVFEFDFSTVYWNSRLSTEHERIVKKIDSGDVFIDIFAGVGPFSVPIAKKKGYVYANDLNPESFKWLNHNMEKNKVKKEYVKTFNKDGREFIRTNVKDVLLQHLNKRNIFIAMNLPALAVEFIECFLGLLADNEMEISNTPIVFVYCFAKGSETNTDYCAIAKNLLLEQIDLDISDNIVDMFEVRTVKMGKKNNKVAKVAGAKTSKAKNQLPKAKGQGLKVKGKPAKVKGQLKKDIISNKMKIEELNKQFKDLRNVKGQQQEKKKVKHSDLTTVKRNEPLKMPNLEAMQL, encoded by the exons ATGGCAAATAGCACCCTTTATCCTAATGCAGTAGTGAAAGGTTTGAAGGTATTAGATAAAACCCTTTTCAACAAGACTGTTAAAGTTCCATGTTTGAAAGTAGATAAAGATGCAGTCTCTAAAGCGGTACCTATTTTGAAGAAGTATCTGCTGAAATTGGAACACTTCAAAGCAGTTCAACCGAGTGATTCCAATATACTGATATACTTGAATCCTGATGTTGTGAGTGAATGGAAATTCATATCTACAGAGGATGTGAAAGCGTTATCATCCTTGGGCATATCCAATCATGATTTCCTTTCAAGAGACTTAAACATAACTTATGACAATTATTCTCATGAAACTATATTAAAGGCAGTTCTGCCAGATGATATCGATGGATTTTCTAGTTTTACAAAAGTTGGACATATTCTCCACGTCAACCTTAAAAATCATTTACTTCCTTATAAGAAGTTGATTGGTGAAGTACTTTtagagaaaatcaaaaattgcaaAAGTGTTGTGAATAAACTAGATATGATAGATAATACctatagaaattttcaaatggaaatactTTGTGGAGAAAATAGTATGCAAACTGCTGTTAAAGAAAACAATTGTGtgtttgaatttgatttctcaaCAGTTTATTGGAATTCTAGACTATCAACTGAGCATGaaagaattgtaaaaaaaattgatagtgGGGATGTGTTCATCGACATTTTTGCAGGAGTCGGTCCTTTTTCTGTTCCAATtgctaaaaaaaaaggttatgtCTATGCCAATGATTTGAATCCAGAGTCTTTCAAATGGTTGAATCATAATATGGAAAAGAATAAGGTGAAAAAGGAATATgtaaaaacattcaataaagaTGGAAGAGAATTTATCAGAACAAATGTTAAGGATGTGCTACTACAGCATCTGAACAAACGTAATATTTTTATAGCAATGAATTTACCCGCATTAGCAGTTGAATTCATTGAATGTTTTCTTGGGCTTCTAGCTGATAACGAAATGGAAATTTCGAATACTCCAATTGTATTTGTATATTGTTTCGCTAAAGGATCAGAAACAAATACAGATTATTGTGCTATTGCAAAAAATTTACTATTGGAACAAATTGATTTAGACATAAGTGATAACATAGTGGATATGTTTGAAGTGCGAACT GTGAAAATGGGGAAGAAAAACAATAAGGTGGCAAAAGTTGCTGGAGCCAAGACTTCAAAAGCCAAAAACCAGCTGCCTAAAGCAAAAGGTCAAGGTTTAAAAGTTAAGGGCAAACCAGCTAAAGTGAAGGGGCAGTTGAAAAAG GATATCATttcaaacaaaatgaaaattgaagaacTTAACAAGCAATTCAAGGATTTGAGGAATGTTAAAGGACAACAACAAGAAAAGAAAAAAGTCAAGCATTCTGATTTGACAACAGTTAAAAGGAATGAACCTTTAAAAATGCCCAACTTGGAAGCTAtgcaattataa
- the LOC123675980 gene encoding c-Myc-binding protein homolog yields MSANQTFKPSEGKREEFRKYLEKNGVMDALTKVLVNLYEETDKPDDALEFIRDKLAIHAGLDTHKQMKTKLEDAHEQISQLEAEIENLKAALEEKQKEKSVEDQEPQDAPKPED; encoded by the exons ATGAGTGCAAATCAAACATTTaag CCCTCCGAAGGAAAACGAGAAGAATTTCGaaagtatctcgaaaaaaatggaGTTATGGATGCTCTTACCAAAGTACTGGTTAATCTTTATGAAGAAACTGATAAGCCCGATGATGCGTTAGA ATTTATTAGAGATAAATTGGCTATACATGCTGGTTTGGATACTCACAAACAGATGAAAACGAAATTGGAGGATGCCCATGAACAAATTTCTCAATTAGAagcagaaattgaaaatttaaaggcAGCTCTTGAGGAAAAACAGAAAGAAAAGAGTGTTGAAGACCAAGAACCCCAAGATGCTCCAAAACCTGAAGATTAA